A single region of the Pseudomonas sp. GGS8 genome encodes:
- the smpB gene encoding SsrA-binding protein SmpB: MAKQKKHPTGTIAQNKKARHDYFIEHRFEAGLVLAGWEVKSLRASKLQLVDSYVLLKDGEAWLLGSHITPLTTASTHVIADPTRTRKLLLNRRELEKLAAAVQQKGYACVCLSWYWSKHMVKCEIALGKGKKEYDKRDTERERDAGRELQRAVRNKGKEE; encoded by the coding sequence ATGGCTAAACAGAAGAAACACCCAACAGGGACCATCGCGCAAAATAAAAAGGCGCGACACGATTACTTCATCGAACATCGGTTCGAGGCTGGTCTGGTCCTGGCCGGCTGGGAAGTAAAAAGTCTGCGGGCAAGCAAACTGCAACTGGTTGACAGTTACGTACTGCTCAAAGATGGCGAAGCCTGGCTGCTCGGCAGCCACATTACGCCTCTGACGACGGCCAGCACCCACGTTATCGCTGATCCGACCCGCACCCGAAAACTGCTGCTCAATCGGCGCGAGCTGGAGAAGCTGGCCGCTGCCGTGCAACAAAAAGGTTACGCCTGCGTATGCCTGTCCTGGTACTGGAGCAAGCACATGGTCAAGTGCGAGATCGCTCTGGGCAAGGGCAAGAAGGAATACGACAAGCGTGATACCGAACGCGAACGCGACGCCGGTCGTGAATTGCAGCGTGCGGTGCGGAACAAGGGCAAGGAAGAATAA
- a CDS encoding FCD domain-containing protein, whose protein sequence is MGFDQIRQRRLSDDIVEQLEGMILEGTLKAGERLPAERALAEQFGVSRPSLREAIQKLVAKGLLVSRQGGGNYVVESLGSTFSDPLLHLLESNPEAQRDLLEFRHTLEASCAYYAALRATDVDRERLTAAFDELQDCYSRHDEVSRAEEGAADANFHLAIAEASHNAVLLHTIRGLFDLLKRNVVTNIGGMYKQRVETRDMLIAQHRELYQAIIEGRAEQAREVSSRHILYVQEVLEEVRQEVQRMARAERRKGM, encoded by the coding sequence ATGGGGTTTGATCAGATTCGGCAGCGCCGTTTGTCTGACGATATTGTCGAGCAACTCGAGGGGATGATTCTCGAGGGCACATTGAAGGCTGGCGAACGCCTGCCGGCAGAGCGTGCGTTGGCCGAGCAGTTCGGCGTGTCACGCCCTTCGTTGCGTGAGGCGATTCAGAAACTGGTGGCCAAAGGGCTGCTGGTCAGTCGTCAGGGCGGCGGCAACTATGTGGTGGAATCCCTGGGCTCGACGTTCAGCGATCCACTGTTGCACCTGCTGGAAAGCAACCCCGAGGCCCAGCGCGATTTGCTGGAGTTTCGCCATACCCTGGAAGCATCCTGTGCTTACTACGCGGCATTGCGCGCCACCGATGTGGATCGTGAGCGACTGACGGCGGCGTTCGATGAGTTGCAGGACTGCTATTCGCGCCACGATGAAGTGAGTCGGGCGGAAGAGGGCGCGGCGGATGCAAATTTTCACTTGGCGATTGCCGAGGCCAGTCATAACGCAGTGTTGCTGCACACCATTCGCGGGCTGTTCGACCTGCTCAAGCGCAACGTGGTGACCAACATTGGCGGCATGTACAAACAGCGCGTCGAAACCCGCGACATGCTGATTGCGCAGCACCGGGAGTTGTATCAGGCGATTATCGAGGGGCGGGCGGAACAGGCGCGAGAAGTTTCCAGTCGGCACATTTTGTATGTGCAAGAAGTGCTGGAAGAAGTGCGTCAGGAAGTGCAGCGCATGGCTCGGGCGGAGCGGCGCAAGGGGATGTGA
- a CDS encoding lactate permease LctP family transporter produces the protein MQTWQQLYSPLGSLGASALAAVIPIVFFFLALAVFRLKGHVAGSITLALSIAVAIFAFQMPVDMAFAAAGYGFAYGLWPIAWIIVAAVFLYKLTVKSGQFEVIRSSVLSITDDQRLQVLLIGFCFGAFLEGAAGFGAPVAITAALLVGLGFNPLYAAGLCLIANTAPVAFGALGIPIIVAGQVTGIDAFKIGAMTGRQLPLLSLFVPFWLVFMMDGLRGVRETWPAALVAGLSFAITQYFTSNFIGPELPDITSALVSLISLTLFLKIWQPKRAAGAHIVGAVSASVVASAGGFGQPRTTVASPYSLGEIFKAWSPFLILTVLVTIWTLKPFKAMFAAGGSMYGWVFNFAIPHLDQMVIKVAPIVTTPTAIPAVFKLDPVSATGTAIFFSALISMLVLKVNIKTGLTTLKETFYELRWPILSIGMVLAFAFVTNYSGMSSTMALVLAATGAAFPFFSPFLGWLGVFLTGSDTSSNALFSSLQATTAHQIGVNDTLLVAANTSGGVTGKMISPQSIAVACAATGLVGKESDLFRFTLKHSLFFATIVGLITLAQAYWFTGMLVH, from the coding sequence ATGCAAACCTGGCAACAGCTCTACAGCCCGCTCGGCAGTCTCGGCGCGTCCGCACTCGCGGCCGTCATTCCTATCGTATTTTTCTTCCTGGCTTTGGCCGTGTTCCGCCTCAAAGGCCATGTGGCCGGCAGCATCACCCTGGCGTTGTCGATTGCCGTGGCAATCTTCGCCTTCCAGATGCCGGTCGATATGGCTTTCGCCGCCGCTGGATATGGCTTTGCCTACGGGCTGTGGCCGATTGCGTGGATCATCGTGGCGGCGGTGTTCCTCTACAAACTGACGGTCAAGAGTGGCCAGTTCGAAGTGATCCGCAGCTCGGTGCTGTCGATTACCGATGACCAGCGCCTGCAAGTGCTGCTGATCGGTTTCTGCTTCGGCGCGTTCCTGGAAGGTGCCGCCGGTTTCGGTGCACCGGTAGCGATTACCGCCGCACTGCTGGTAGGACTGGGCTTCAACCCACTGTACGCCGCTGGCCTGTGCCTGATCGCCAACACCGCGCCGGTGGCTTTTGGCGCATTAGGGATTCCGATCATCGTCGCAGGGCAAGTCACCGGCATCGACGCCTTCAAGATTGGCGCCATGACCGGTCGCCAGCTGCCGCTGCTGTCGCTGTTCGTGCCGTTCTGGCTGGTGTTCATGATGGACGGCCTGCGCGGCGTTCGCGAAACCTGGCCAGCTGCATTGGTGGCCGGTTTAAGCTTTGCCATCACTCAATACTTCACCTCGAACTTCATTGGCCCGGAACTGCCGGACATCACCTCGGCGCTGGTCAGCCTGATTTCCCTGACACTTTTCCTGAAAATCTGGCAGCCAAAACGCGCTGCAGGCGCGCACATCGTCGGCGCCGTCTCGGCGTCCGTGGTAGCCAGCGCCGGTGGTTTCGGCCAACCGCGTACCACCGTCGCGTCGCCTTACAGCCTGGGGGAAATTTTCAAAGCCTGGTCGCCGTTCCTGATCCTCACCGTATTGGTCACCATCTGGACGCTGAAACCGTTCAAGGCGATGTTTGCCGCCGGTGGCTCAATGTATGGCTGGGTGTTCAACTTCGCGATCCCGCACCTGGATCAAATGGTGATCAAGGTCGCCCCGATCGTAACGACCCCGACAGCGATTCCGGCGGTGTTCAAGCTCGATCCGGTTTCCGCGACCGGCACGGCGATTTTCTTCTCCGCACTGATCTCGATGCTGGTGCTCAAGGTCAACATTAAAACTGGTCTGACCACTTTGAAAGAGACGTTCTACGAACTGCGCTGGCCGATTTTGTCCATCGGCATGGTGCTGGCCTTCGCCTTCGTCACCAACTACTCGGGCATGTCTTCGACCATGGCTCTGGTATTGGCTGCCACCGGTGCGGCGTTCCCATTCTTCTCGCCATTCCTCGGTTGGCTCGGCGTGTTCCTGACCGGCTCCGATACCTCGTCCAACGCGCTGTTCAGTTCGCTGCAAGCGACCACCGCGCACCAGATCGGCGTCAACGACACCCTGTTGGTGGCGGCGAACACCAGCGGCGGGGTGACCGGCAAAATGATCTCGCCGCAATCCATCGCCGTGGCCTGCGCCGCGACCGGGCTGGTGGGCAAAGAATCGGATCTGTTCCGCTTCACCCTCAAGCACAGCCTATTCTTTGCAACGATCGTCGGCCTGATCACCTTGGCCCAGGCTTACTGGTTCACCGGCATGCTGGTGCACTAA
- a CDS encoding (Fe-S)-binding protein, translated as MSELFYNAVPNATRVAPPLPEPRQYPSEKPSRVYLFGTCVVDLFYPEAGMDAIHLLEREGIRVEYPQGQSCCGQPAYTSGYTEQARTVARSQLALFAGDYPVVVPSGSCAGMLREHYADLFKDEPQTLKQVQALAARTYELAEFLLFVCKVQLKDSGEPVKVALHTSCSARREMNTHLHGRELLAQLSNVERVDHSHESECCGFGGTFSVRMPDISGAMVADKTRALKESGAHKVLSADCGCLMNINGSLEKQQEALRGQHLASFLWQRTGGAR; from the coding sequence ATGAGCGAGCTTTTTTACAACGCTGTGCCGAACGCGACCCGCGTCGCCCCGCCACTGCCCGAACCTCGGCAATACCCCAGCGAGAAACCGTCACGGGTGTACCTGTTCGGGACCTGCGTGGTGGATCTGTTCTACCCCGAAGCCGGGATGGACGCGATCCACCTGCTGGAACGCGAGGGTATTCGTGTCGAATACCCGCAAGGGCAAAGCTGCTGCGGGCAACCGGCCTATACCTCGGGTTACACCGAACAGGCCCGGACCGTGGCGCGCTCACAACTGGCGTTGTTTGCCGGGGACTATCCGGTGGTGGTGCCGTCGGGTTCTTGCGCGGGCATGTTGCGCGAACACTATGCCGACCTGTTCAAGGATGAGCCGCAAACGCTGAAACAGGTTCAGGCCCTCGCGGCACGAACTTACGAACTCGCCGAGTTCCTGTTGTTTGTCTGCAAGGTGCAGCTCAAGGACAGCGGTGAACCGGTGAAAGTGGCGCTGCACACGTCGTGCTCGGCACGCCGTGAAATGAACACCCACCTGCATGGCCGCGAGTTGTTGGCGCAACTGAGCAATGTGGAGCGAGTCGACCACAGCCACGAAAGTGAATGCTGTGGCTTTGGTGGGACTTTCAGCGTCCGTATGCCGGACATTTCCGGTGCGATGGTGGCTGACAAGACCCGTGCGTTGAAGGAATCCGGCGCGCACAAGGTACTCAGTGCCGACTGCGGTTGCCTGATGAACATCAACGGCTCGCTGGAGAAACAACAGGAAGCGTTGCGCGGTCAGCATCTGGCCAGCTTCCTTTGGCAGCGTACCGGAGGTGCCCGATGA
- a CDS encoding LutB/LldF family L-lactate oxidation iron-sulfur protein: MSSSTIIPTVAVEEDFRSRAHKALADTQLRNNFRSAMDSLMSKRAASFSDAHEREHLRALGNAVRARALSKLPDLLEQLEQNLTRNGVTVHWAETVDEANGIVLSIIRAHEGRQVIKGKSMVSEEMEMNHVLEAQGIECLESDMGEYIVQLDHEKPSHIIMPAIHKNAGQVASLFHDKLGVEYTKDVDQLIQIGRKVLRQKFFEADIGVSGVNFAVAETGTLLLVENEGNGRMTTTVPPVHIAVTGIEKVVENLRDVVPLLSLLTRSALGQPITTYVNMISGPRKEHELDGPQEVHLVLLDNGRSQAFADSELRQTLNCIRCGACMNHCPVYTRIGGHAYGEVYPGPIGKIITPHMVGLAKVPDHPSASSLCGACGEVCPVKIPIPALLRRLREENVKAPDSPHQVMRGQGSKYSRKERFIWNAWAKLNSSPALYRLFGFFATRLRALTPSNIGPWTQNHSAPKPAARSLHDMAREHLAKQGDR; this comes from the coding sequence ATGAGCAGCTCCACGATTATTCCTACGGTTGCCGTAGAAGAAGATTTTCGCAGCCGGGCTCACAAGGCTTTGGCTGACACGCAATTGCGAAACAACTTTCGCAGCGCGATGGATTCACTGATGAGCAAACGGGCAGCGTCTTTCAGCGATGCCCATGAAAGAGAACATTTGCGAGCGCTGGGCAATGCAGTCCGCGCCCGTGCATTATCCAAGTTGCCCGACCTGCTCGAGCAGCTTGAACAGAACCTGACCCGCAACGGTGTGACAGTGCACTGGGCGGAAACGGTGGACGAAGCCAATGGCATCGTCTTATCGATCATCCGCGCTCACGAGGGGCGGCAAGTGATCAAGGGCAAATCGATGGTCAGCGAAGAGATGGAGATGAACCATGTCCTCGAAGCTCAAGGCATTGAATGCCTTGAGTCGGACATGGGGGAATACATCGTCCAGCTCGACCACGAGAAGCCTTCACACATCATTATGCCGGCGATCCACAAGAATGCCGGTCAGGTCGCGTCCTTGTTCCACGACAAACTTGGCGTGGAGTACACCAAGGACGTTGACCAACTCATTCAGATCGGTCGCAAAGTCTTGCGGCAGAAATTCTTTGAAGCCGACATCGGCGTCTCCGGCGTCAACTTCGCCGTGGCCGAAACCGGCACCTTGCTGCTGGTGGAAAACGAAGGCAATGGACGGATGACCACCACGGTGCCGCCGGTGCACATTGCTGTCACTGGCATCGAAAAAGTCGTGGAAAACCTGCGCGACGTGGTGCCGCTCTTATCACTACTGACCCGCTCGGCCCTCGGCCAGCCGATCACCACCTACGTCAACATGATCTCCGGCCCGCGCAAGGAACATGAACTCGACGGCCCGCAGGAAGTGCATCTGGTGCTGCTGGACAACGGTCGCAGCCAGGCGTTTGCCGACAGCGAATTACGCCAGACCCTGAACTGCATCCGCTGCGGCGCCTGTATGAATCATTGCCCGGTCTACACCCGAATCGGCGGCCATGCCTACGGCGAGGTTTACCCAGGGCCTATCGGAAAAATCATCACCCCGCACATGGTCGGCCTGGCGAAAGTCCCCGACCACCCAAGTGCGTCTTCGTTATGCGGTGCCTGCGGTGAAGTCTGCCCGGTAAAAATTCCGATCCCTGCATTGCTGCGTCGCCTGCGGGAAGAAAACGTCAAAGCGCCGGACAGCCCGCATCAAGTGATGCGCGGTCAAGGCAGCAAGTATTCGCGCAAAGAACGGTTTATCTGGAACGCCTGGGCCAAGCTCAACAGCTCACCAGCGCTATATCGCCTGTTCGGCTTCTTCGCCACTCGCCTGCGAGCGCTGACGCCGAGCAACATCGGCCCATGGACCCAGAACCACAGCGCACCGAAACCCGCGGCCCGCTCACTGCATGACATGGCCCGCGAGCATCTGGCCAAACAGGGGGACCGTTGA
- a CDS encoding lactate utilization protein, whose protein sequence is MSAKQNILAKLRNSLTGTTPVADNFDVELVTEPYTYTPEQRISQLRKLMEAVHTEIHLTSREGWPELLAQLLRDRQLPSLLIAPTTPHGQRITEHWAKNPGLPALKAYNRPVEEWKAELFNDTPASLTTTLGAIAATGSLILWPTREEPRLMSLVPPVHFALLKASEIRDNFYQVQQEFEWAQGMPTNALLVSGPSKTADIEQVLAYGAHGPKDLVVLILEDQ, encoded by the coding sequence ATGAGCGCCAAACAAAATATCCTCGCCAAGTTGCGCAACAGTCTGACAGGCACCACGCCGGTGGCTGACAACTTCGATGTCGAACTGGTGACCGAGCCCTACACCTACACGCCGGAACAACGCATCTCGCAACTGCGCAAACTGATGGAGGCGGTGCACACCGAGATTCATCTGACGTCCAGAGAGGGGTGGCCCGAATTGCTCGCGCAACTGCTGCGGGATCGCCAACTACCGAGCCTGCTGATTGCGCCGACGACACCTCACGGGCAACGCATCACCGAGCATTGGGCGAAAAATCCTGGCCTGCCAGCGCTCAAGGCCTACAACCGTCCGGTCGAGGAATGGAAAGCCGAGTTGTTCAACGACACCCCGGCCAGCCTGACCACCACCCTCGGCGCGATCGCCGCAACCGGTAGCCTGATTCTCTGGCCGACGCGGGAAGAACCGCGCTTGATGAGCCTGGTGCCGCCGGTGCATTTTGCCCTGCTCAAGGCCAGTGAAATCCGCGACAACTTCTATCAGGTGCAACAGGAATTCGAATGGGCCCAAGGCATGCCGACCAACGCCTTGCTGGTGTCCGGCCCCTCGAAGACTGCCGATATCGAGCAAGTGCTGGCCTACGGCGCCCACGGCCCGAAAGACCTGGTGGTGCTGATCCTGGAGGACCAATGA
- a CDS encoding FAD-binding and (Fe-S)-binding domain-containing protein: MSLPAAFLRDAQQLIPEARRFDDPLSTLAFGTDASFYRLIPKLVIRVESEDEVVALLKLAQRDHVPVTFRAAGTSLSGQAISDSVLIVLGDNWNGREIRGQGTQIRLQPGVIGAQANAWLAPFGRKIGPDPASINACKIGGIVANNASGMCCGTAQNTYHTLAGIRLVLADGSRLDTEDAASVAAFRESHAELLERLATLGRETRANAELAAKIRHKYRLKNTTGLSLNALVDFDEPVDILSHLLVGSEGTLGFISAVTYDTVIDHPNKASALIVFPDVETCCNAVTVLKSQPVSAVELLDRRSLRSVQDKPGMPDFVQQLSANACVLLIESRAASITLLREQLAQIMASLSGFPVEKQVDFTEDPVENARLWAIRKDTFPAVGAVRKTGTTVIIEDVTFPVEQLAIGVNRLIELFDKHHYDEAILFGHALEGNLHFVFTQGFNSAEEVARYQAFMDDVAQLVAVEFGGSLKAEHGTGRNMAPFVELEWGSDAYQLMWQLKRLLDPNGILNPDVVLSADPQIHLKHLKPLPAADEIVDKCIECGFCEPVCPSKSLTLSPRQRIVIWRDIQAKKRAGIDTAELEQAYEYQGIDTCAATGLCAQRCPVGINTGELVKKLRGRNATHTKTANWIEGNFATALQGARFTLHVANGARMLLGAPRLAKLSARLTRLSKGQVPQWTNAMPQPEKAIRFSPNVSDERPRVVYLAACVSRVMGPAASDKEQMSLYDKTRGLLEKAGYQVVSPDNQDNLCCGQPFASKGYAEQAEHKRQELIGALLHASRGGLDPIYCDTSPCTLRLVQDLGDVRLDLYDPVRFIRTHLMDRLDFTPQEAPIAVHVTCSTQHLGESQALIDLARKCSKNVVIPEGIHCCGFAGDKGFTTPELNAHSLRTLKDAVQQCSEGISTSRTCEIGLTQHGGIDYHGLVYLVDRVTQPRAT, encoded by the coding sequence ATGAGTCTACCGGCGGCTTTCCTGCGCGATGCGCAGCAACTGATTCCTGAAGCACGACGTTTCGACGACCCGCTGTCGACCCTGGCCTTCGGCACCGACGCCAGTTTCTACCGGCTGATTCCGAAACTGGTGATTCGCGTCGAATCCGAAGATGAAGTGGTGGCGCTGCTCAAACTGGCGCAGCGGGACCACGTCCCGGTGACCTTCCGCGCCGCCGGCACCAGCCTGTCCGGCCAGGCCATCAGCGATTCGGTGCTGATTGTGCTGGGGGATAACTGGAACGGTCGAGAGATCCGTGGCCAGGGTACGCAAATCCGTCTGCAACCGGGCGTGATCGGCGCCCAGGCTAACGCCTGGCTGGCACCGTTCGGACGCAAGATCGGTCCGGATCCGGCGTCGATCAACGCCTGCAAAATCGGCGGCATCGTCGCCAACAATGCCAGCGGTATGTGCTGCGGCACGGCGCAAAATACCTATCACACCCTGGCCGGGATTCGTCTGGTGCTGGCCGATGGCAGCCGTCTCGATACCGAAGACGCCGCCAGTGTGGCCGCGTTCCGGGAGAGCCACGCCGAACTGCTTGAACGTCTGGCGACGCTGGGCCGCGAGACCCGCGCCAATGCTGAACTGGCTGCGAAAATTCGCCACAAATACCGTCTGAAAAATACCACTGGGCTGTCACTCAACGCCCTGGTGGATTTCGACGAGCCTGTGGATATCTTGAGCCACTTGCTGGTGGGTTCCGAAGGCACGCTCGGGTTCATCAGCGCGGTGACCTACGACACGGTAATCGACCACCCGAACAAGGCATCGGCGCTGATCGTATTCCCGGATGTGGAAACCTGCTGCAACGCCGTCACCGTCCTGAAAAGCCAACCGGTGTCGGCCGTGGAACTGCTGGACCGTCGCAGCCTGCGCTCAGTGCAGGACAAGCCCGGCATGCCGGATTTCGTACAACAACTGTCGGCTAATGCCTGCGTCCTGCTGATCGAATCCCGCGCCGCATCGATCACTTTGCTGCGGGAACAACTGGCGCAAATCATGGCGTCACTGAGCGGCTTCCCGGTGGAGAAACAAGTCGACTTCACCGAAGACCCGGTGGAAAACGCCCGGCTCTGGGCGATCCGCAAGGACACCTTCCCCGCCGTCGGCGCGGTGCGCAAAACCGGCACCACGGTGATCATCGAAGACGTGACCTTCCCCGTGGAACAACTGGCCATCGGCGTGAACCGCTTGATCGAGCTGTTCGACAAACATCACTACGACGAAGCGATCCTTTTCGGACACGCCCTGGAAGGCAATCTGCACTTCGTCTTCACCCAAGGCTTCAATAGCGCGGAAGAAGTCGCACGCTACCAGGCGTTCATGGACGACGTGGCGCAATTGGTGGCCGTGGAGTTCGGCGGTTCGCTGAAGGCCGAACACGGCACCGGCCGCAACATGGCGCCCTTCGTCGAACTGGAATGGGGCAGCGACGCCTACCAGTTGATGTGGCAGCTCAAACGCCTGCTCGACCCCAACGGCATTCTCAACCCGGACGTGGTGCTCAGCGCCGACCCACAGATCCACCTCAAGCATCTGAAACCGCTGCCGGCCGCCGACGAGATTGTGGATAAGTGCATCGAGTGCGGTTTCTGCGAACCGGTATGCCCGTCGAAAAGCCTGACGTTGAGCCCACGCCAGCGCATCGTGATCTGGCGCGACATCCAGGCGAAGAAACGCGCCGGCATAGACACCGCCGAACTGGAACAGGCCTACGAATACCAGGGCATCGATACATGCGCCGCCACGGGCCTGTGTGCACAACGTTGCCCTGTAGGCATCAACACCGGCGAGCTGGTGAAAAAACTCCGAGGCCGTAACGCGACCCATACGAAAACCGCCAACTGGATTGAAGGCAATTTCGCCACTGCGTTACAAGGCGCGCGCTTCACCCTGCACGTGGCCAACGGTGCGCGGATGCTGCTGGGGGCGCCACGTTTGGCGAAGCTATCGGCAAGGTTGACGCGCTTATCCAAGGGTCAGGTCCCACAATGGACCAACGCCATGCCACAGCCGGAAAAGGCCATTCGCTTCAGCCCAAACGTGTCGGACGAACGCCCTCGGGTGGTGTATCTCGCGGCCTGTGTGTCGCGGGTCATGGGCCCGGCAGCGAGTGATAAAGAGCAAATGTCGCTGTACGACAAAACCCGGGGTCTGCTGGAAAAGGCCGGCTATCAGGTCGTCTCTCCAGACAATCAGGACAACCTCTGCTGCGGCCAGCCATTCGCCTCCAAGGGCTACGCCGAACAGGCCGAACACAAACGCCAGGAACTGATCGGCGCGCTACTGCACGCCAGCCGCGGCGGGCTCGACCCGATCTACTGCGACACCAGCCCCTGCACCTTGCGGCTGGTTCAGGACCTGGGCGACGTGCGACTGGACCTGTACGACCCGGTGCGTTTCATTCGTACGCATTTGATGGACCGACTGGACTTTACCCCGCAGGAAGCACCGATCGCAGTGCACGTCACGTGCAGCACTCAGCATCTTGGCGAGAGCCAGGCGCTGATCGATCTGGCGCGCAAGTGCAGTAAAAACGTGGTCATTCCGGAAGGCATTCACTGCTGCGGTTTTGCCGGGGACAAGGGCTTTACCACGCCGGAATTGAACGCGCATTCGTTACGCACGCTGAAGGACGCGGTACAGCAATGCAGCGAAGGGATTTCCACCAGCCGCACCTGTGAGATCGGTCTGACGCAACACGGTGGAATTGACTACCACGGGTTGGTCTATCTGGTGGATCGGGTCACTCAGCCCAGGGCGACCTGA
- a CDS encoding MFS transporter, producing the protein MGIQQKKPARQRRRAFIGATSGHLIEWYDYGVYGFLAVYIGKAFFVSDDPTTSLLASFAAFALSFFIRPLGGLFFGPLADKIGRRTTLITVLVMMAGSTFLLGVLPTYASIGIAAPIILVLIRCVQGFSAGGEIGTITSFISEYAGPGRRGFATCWLMVTAVLGLLLGGAVANGMTWVMGADLMQAWGWRIPFLIAAPLGLISMYIRLKLEDSPEFLALQRAGETSRAPLREVWQWKRAIALVFFIITLHSSIFYLVLTFVSTYMSSILKFDSGTTLLYVFVASLSAAVVMPFGGAFTDRNGRKPFLLVVGTLATLAMYWLFKSAPTATPASFIYPLMAVAILFGLYASSTYALMSELLPTRIRSTGIAVAYNIPVAVFGGSAPLISTWLIKVTADITSPWYFYIGTGVVSLIALVLLRKEDFVACASPVEVSGVGRADMALGPAP; encoded by the coding sequence GTGGGCATTCAACAGAAAAAACCGGCCCGGCAACGGCGTCGGGCGTTTATCGGTGCAACGTCCGGCCACCTGATCGAGTGGTACGACTACGGCGTCTATGGTTTTCTCGCCGTTTATATCGGCAAGGCGTTCTTCGTCTCTGATGACCCGACCACCAGCCTGCTCGCCAGTTTTGCGGCTTTTGCCTTGAGCTTTTTCATCCGGCCTCTGGGAGGGCTGTTCTTCGGTCCGCTGGCGGACAAGATCGGTCGGCGCACAACCCTGATCACCGTGCTGGTGATGATGGCCGGTTCGACCTTCTTGCTGGGGGTGCTGCCGACCTATGCTTCGATAGGGATTGCAGCGCCGATCATTCTGGTGTTGATCCGCTGTGTACAGGGCTTCTCGGCCGGTGGCGAGATCGGCACCATCACCAGCTTCATCTCCGAGTACGCGGGGCCTGGGCGACGCGGCTTCGCCACATGCTGGTTGATGGTAACGGCGGTGCTCGGACTGTTACTGGGCGGTGCCGTGGCCAACGGCATGACCTGGGTCATGGGCGCCGACCTGATGCAAGCCTGGGGTTGGCGCATTCCGTTTCTGATTGCGGCGCCTCTGGGCCTGATCTCGATGTACATTCGCCTGAAGCTTGAAGACAGTCCCGAGTTCCTGGCATTGCAGCGCGCGGGGGAAACCTCCAGGGCGCCTCTGCGAGAAGTCTGGCAGTGGAAACGGGCGATTGCCCTGGTGTTCTTCATCATTACCCTGCACAGCTCGATCTTCTATCTGGTGCTGACCTTTGTCTCGACCTACATGTCGAGCATTCTCAAGTTCGACAGCGGCACGACCTTGCTCTACGTCTTCGTTGCCAGCTTATCGGCCGCAGTCGTCATGCCATTCGGCGGTGCGTTCACGGATAGAAACGGGCGTAAGCCGTTTCTGTTGGTGGTCGGCACCCTGGCCACCTTGGCGATGTACTGGCTCTTCAAATCGGCCCCCACGGCGACGCCTGCTTCGTTTATCTACCCGTTGATGGCGGTGGCCATCCTGTTCGGCCTGTATGCCTCGTCGACTTATGCATTAATGAGCGAGTTGTTGCCCACCCGAATCCGCTCCACCGGTATCGCGGTGGCGTACAACATTCCGGTGGCGGTATTCGGTGGTAGCGCACCGCTGATTTCTACCTGGCTGATCAAGGTGACCGCAGACATTACGTCGCCCTGGTACTTTTACATAGGCACGGGCGTGGTGTCGTTGATTGCGTTGGTACTGTTGCGCAAGGAGGATTTTGTCGCCTGTGCAAGTCCCGTCGAGGTGTCGGGCGTTGGGCGAGCTGACATGGCGTTGGGCCCCGCGCCTTGA